In Pelosinus sp. UFO1, one genomic interval encodes:
- the phnD gene encoding phosphate/phosphite/phosphonate ABC transporter substrate-binding protein — protein MKLNFLTSSLICILLFFISGCKSSSTPYIDFSQPSENIALQNHANSDQRPILIALASVVSPHETIGDYRKIADYVSKQTGRQAILIQRKTYAEVNMLLANGDVDIAFLSTGAYSSYRGMNEIELFVMAEHAGNSLYTPEIIVHKDSSIYNMNDLKGKVFAFTDPLSYSGHMVIEEYLLQKNTIPEKFFKRYFYTYSHDKSLWAVATQVTDAASFDSQIYEYAKEKTPEIAAKVRIIASMEPAPTGPVVISKKLKAEQKEQLRHIFLTMHEDSEVAPALQHLVIDRFILPTPALYEPLRKLYDRTSTLL, from the coding sequence ATGAAGCTAAATTTTCTAACGTCAAGTCTAATATGTATTTTACTGTTCTTTATAAGTGGCTGTAAAAGTAGTTCTACTCCCTATATCGACTTTAGCCAACCATCTGAGAATATCGCTCTACAGAATCATGCTAATTCAGATCAGCGTCCGATCCTTATTGCTTTAGCTTCGGTTGTATCTCCTCATGAAACAATTGGTGATTATCGTAAAATAGCTGACTATGTTTCTAAACAAACGGGGCGTCAGGCTATACTTATACAACGCAAAACTTATGCGGAGGTCAATATGCTATTGGCTAATGGTGACGTTGATATTGCGTTCTTATCTACAGGTGCATATAGCTCTTACCGAGGAATGAATGAAATTGAGTTATTTGTTATGGCAGAGCATGCCGGAAATTCCTTATATACTCCAGAAATAATTGTACATAAGGACAGTTCTATTTATAATATGAATGATCTTAAGGGTAAGGTTTTTGCCTTTACTGATCCCCTTAGTTATTCTGGTCATATGGTTATTGAGGAATACTTACTGCAAAAAAATACAATCCCCGAAAAATTCTTCAAACGTTATTTTTACACCTATAGTCATGACAAATCACTGTGGGCCGTAGCCACACAAGTTACAGATGCTGCTAGCTTTGACAGTCAAATTTATGAGTATGCGAAAGAAAAGACTCCTGAGATTGCAGCAAAAGTACGTATTATTGCTTCTATGGAACCTGCACCTACAGGTCCTGTTGTGATTAGTAAGAAACTCAAAGCTGAGCAAAAAGAACAATTACGTCATATTTTTCTTACTATGCATGAAGATTCTGAGGTAGCACCAGCTTTACAACATTTAGTTATTGATCGATTTATTCTTCCTACACCAGCCCTCTATGAGCCACTGCGCAAACTTTATGATAGGACGAGTACCCTCTTATGA
- a CDS encoding ATP-binding protein: protein MKWLRQASIYYKINGIIISMLLLLSIIIGIIVFDTTTKLLDRQIEKRGAEMATYIAALSSNDILLDDNYALFDRINKTKNNTEDVRYIIITDSAGRILAHTFAGNLPKGLPVELVYKAKEEDGYQTIKFNSNEGPIREIIVPIENGAIGFVRVGMSEKSTQELLNTKLHEFFLTTLLVCLLAAVGSTYLAYLIIHPMRSLTKAAQQIQQGNFYVQTEIKTEDEVGRLAGVFNEMITSLQEKDFENNRLLKELRAKEDLRTVLLNKLFTIQEEERKRISRELHDETSQSLASLLAYMKVLLSKLTDDKQKDLLLNARDVAINVLGGLRKMAVELRPPVLDDLGIVAAMAKYINNFSNQQHLSVAFSSPDEKLIVNNQISLTLYRILQESLTNISKHACATEVNITLSQDIGNITLIIYDNGLGIRSGALEAARQKNRLGIYGMKERVELLGGTFTFHSISGQGTTITVIIPITCLE, encoded by the coding sequence ATGAAATGGTTAAGACAAGCAAGTATTTATTACAAAATTAATGGCATTATTATTAGTATGTTATTGTTGTTAAGTATTATTATTGGCATCATAGTTTTTGATACGACTACAAAACTGCTCGATCGGCAAATTGAAAAGCGTGGAGCCGAAATGGCTACGTATATTGCAGCCCTTAGTAGTAATGATATTTTATTAGATGATAACTATGCTTTGTTCGACCGAATTAATAAAACTAAAAATAATACAGAGGACGTTAGGTATATTATTATTACAGATTCTGCCGGTCGTATCTTAGCTCATACCTTCGCTGGTAATTTACCAAAAGGTTTACCAGTAGAATTGGTGTATAAAGCGAAGGAAGAAGATGGATATCAAACTATCAAATTTAATAGTAACGAAGGACCAATCCGGGAGATAATCGTTCCAATAGAAAATGGTGCAATCGGTTTCGTCCGGGTAGGTATGTCCGAGAAAAGCACCCAAGAGCTACTAAATACTAAGCTGCATGAATTTTTCCTTACTACTTTACTAGTGTGTTTATTGGCTGCCGTCGGATCTACCTATTTAGCCTATCTTATTATTCATCCCATGCGCAGCCTTACAAAAGCAGCCCAGCAAATCCAACAAGGTAATTTTTATGTTCAAACTGAAATAAAGACAGAAGATGAGGTAGGTCGCTTAGCCGGAGTATTTAATGAAATGATTACAAGTCTGCAGGAGAAAGATTTCGAAAATAATCGTTTACTGAAGGAACTAAGGGCGAAAGAAGACCTAAGAACTGTATTACTAAATAAGCTTTTTACAATTCAGGAGGAAGAAAGAAAACGTATTTCTCGTGAACTTCATGATGAAACCAGTCAATCCCTAGCATCATTGCTAGCGTATATGAAGGTTTTGCTATCAAAATTGACAGATGACAAACAAAAAGATTTGCTACTTAATGCCAGAGATGTAGCAATTAATGTCTTAGGCGGCTTACGGAAGATGGCAGTTGAACTTAGGCCCCCAGTATTAGATGACTTAGGAATCGTCGCAGCTATGGCTAAATATATTAATAATTTTAGTAATCAGCAACATCTTTCTGTAGCTTTCTCTTCTCCGGATGAAAAATTAATAGTTAATAATCAAATTTCCCTAACCTTATATCGTATTTTGCAGGAAAGTCTAACTAATATTTCTAAGCATGCCTGTGCTACAGAGGTAAATATTACACTTAGTCAAGACATAGGTAATATAACCTTAATTATTTACGATAATGGTTTAGGTATTCGTTCGGGAGCTTTAGAGGCAGCTCGTCAGAAAAACCGTCTAGGTATCTACGGAATGAAAGAACGTGTTGAGTTATTAGGTGGTACCTTTACCTTTCATTCCATTAGCGGGCAAGGAACAACCATTACAGTAATAATCCCTATAACATGTTTGGAGTGA
- a CDS encoding response regulator transcription factor, protein MKSKIKIILADDHSVLRAGLKLLLNNEAEFVVIGEASDGEKVLGLLEKITADVLIIDLSMPNMGGLECIKEIKSRGYPIRILVLTMYEDEQYVKEVMRSGALGYVEKHAVDTELFDAVKTVYMGQRYLNPRNSQQLLNSLLTDTPKENIDNPYTLLSSREREVLKYIVRGYSMSQTGKILCLSVKTVDTYKTRMMEKLGVTKKSQLVEYALKYDLLPVKSE, encoded by the coding sequence ATGAAATCAAAAATTAAAATTATCCTGGCTGATGATCATTCGGTACTAAGGGCTGGTTTAAAATTACTCCTTAATAATGAAGCTGAATTTGTGGTAATTGGCGAGGCATCTGATGGTGAAAAAGTCCTCGGTTTACTTGAAAAGATAACTGCCGATGTTCTTATTATTGATTTATCAATGCCTAATATGGGTGGCCTTGAATGTATAAAGGAGATTAAAAGCCGAGGTTACCCTATTCGAATTTTGGTGCTTACCATGTATGAAGATGAACAGTATGTTAAGGAAGTAATGCGCTCTGGCGCTCTAGGTTATGTAGAAAAACACGCAGTTGATACTGAATTATTTGATGCTGTTAAAACAGTTTATATGGGTCAGCGTTACTTAAACCCTCGCAATTCACAACAATTATTGAATAGTCTCTTAACAGACACCCCAAAAGAAAATATTGATAATCCCTATACTCTTCTAAGCTCTCGCGAGCGTGAAGTGTTAAAATATATAGTTAGAGGATACTCGATGAGTCAAACGGGTAAAATACTATGTCTCAGCGTAAAAACTGTTGATACCTATAAAACACGTATGATGGAAAAACTAGGGGTAACTAAAAAAAGTCAATTAGTTGAATATGCACTCAAATATGATTTACTGCCAGTAAAAAGTGAGTAG
- a CDS encoding glycerophosphodiester phosphodiesterase — MEKKKKCWKRFLIAGAAAAVLVSGLNMPDVSAKATVSGFDLQAHRGGRDARPENTLAAFAYAMNLGVSTLEMDLQITKDGYLVISHNPKLETHLAKDIHGNYVKQGQQPDMRSMSLAEIKSYDMGTMNPEAGDYYEGHGRTQLSVPGTHVPTLDEVFELAIAYGNKDVKFNIETKSYVDPVDPLNPSPQYFAKKVIDVVKKYHMEDRVTVQSFDWKTLQEVRKLDKDITLVALTCEQESWGPDGLYRQVGKPGASPWMGGLDIDTYNGDYVKAAKAINADVVSPYWEELTPELVAEAHKLGMKVVPWTVNNEAAMEKLLTMGVDGMISDKPEVLRNFLIKKGLKVPAPTPGMLYYTGTKMVDASTKTLSNGGDSAY, encoded by the coding sequence ATGGAAAAGAAAAAAAAATGTTGGAAACGGTTTTTAATCGCAGGAGCGGCAGCAGCCGTTCTAGTATCTGGTCTGAACATGCCTGACGTATCTGCAAAGGCAACTGTAAGTGGCTTTGATCTACAAGCTCACCGTGGTGGTCGAGATGCTCGTCCAGAAAATACTCTTGCCGCATTTGCCTATGCTATGAACCTAGGGGTAAGTACATTGGAAATGGACCTCCAAATAACAAAAGATGGTTATCTGGTAATCAGCCACAATCCAAAATTGGAAACTCACCTTGCCAAAGATATTCATGGTAATTATGTAAAGCAAGGTCAACAACCTGACATGCGCAGTATGTCATTAGCAGAAATAAAATCTTATGACATGGGTACTATGAATCCGGAAGCTGGTGACTATTATGAAGGTCATGGGCGTACTCAGCTATCAGTACCTGGAACTCATGTTCCAACATTAGATGAAGTTTTTGAATTAGCAATTGCTTATGGCAATAAAGATGTAAAATTCAATATTGAAACGAAATCTTATGTAGACCCAGTTGATCCATTAAATCCTTCGCCCCAATATTTTGCTAAAAAAGTAATAGACGTAGTTAAAAAATATCATATGGAAGATCGTGTAACCGTGCAATCCTTCGACTGGAAGACACTTCAAGAAGTACGTAAACTCGATAAAGATATTACTCTAGTCGCGTTGACCTGCGAACAAGAGTCTTGGGGACCTGATGGATTATACAGGCAAGTTGGTAAACCTGGTGCTTCACCTTGGATGGGCGGCCTAGATATTGATACTTATAACGGTGACTATGTCAAAGCAGCAAAAGCCATAAACGCAGATGTTGTTTCCCCTTATTGGGAAGAGCTTACCCCTGAACTGGTAGCTGAAGCACATAAACTTGGTATGAAAGTAGTACCTTGGACAGTTAATAATGAAGCCGCCATGGAAAAATTGTTAACCATGGGTGTTGATGGTATGATTTCAGACAAACCTGAAGTACTTCGCAATTTCTTAATTAAAAAAGGCCTCAAGGTACCTGCTCCTACTCCAGGAATGTTATATTACACAGGTACTAAAATGGTTGATGCATCAACCAAAACATTATCAAATGGTGGAGATTCTGCCTATTAA
- a CDS encoding MFS transporter — MFEEVIKFFMTGKDQPLMKGDQSQIASAFNKIRWQVFTSITLGYALFYVIRLSFSVIKKPLMATGVLDAQQLGVMGSVFFITYGLGKFTNSFLADRLNIKRFFALGLFLSSIITVLMGFTNEFLPLVVLWGINGWFQSFGAGPCIVALNQWFSNRERGTFYGIWFTSHNLGAAFTYMATAAVVGAYSWKMGFIMAGVVCTIGSILIYFFMSDRPETRGLPNVADFKNDHAAIVEKDKSVGSLQWEVVKRPAVWILGMSSLFCYITRYAVESWGIIYLTEAKGYTTMGASGVLSVMQFAGIFGALTCGLVSDKFFNHKRNMPALIYGLLYAAATAAFVWAPASYWIDMGSMVVYGFTMGALVCYLGGLMAVDICPKRATGAAMGMIGLLSYGGAAAQEVISGYLINSHMTVVNGKKLYDFALAADFWVGSAVISMILAACVWNAKVKD; from the coding sequence ATGTTCGAAGAAGTCATTAAGTTTTTCATGACAGGAAAGGATCAGCCTTTAATGAAGGGTGATCAAAGTCAAATCGCATCAGCCTTTAATAAAATTCGCTGGCAAGTTTTTACGTCAATTACCTTAGGTTACGCATTATTTTATGTTATACGCCTTAGTTTCTCCGTTATCAAAAAACCTTTGATGGCAACAGGAGTGCTAGATGCTCAGCAACTTGGTGTAATGGGCTCTGTATTTTTTATCACCTACGGACTAGGTAAATTTACCAATAGCTTTTTAGCTGACAGATTAAATATTAAGCGTTTCTTTGCTCTCGGTCTTTTTCTATCATCTATTATTACCGTATTAATGGGTTTTACTAATGAATTTTTACCCCTAGTCGTATTATGGGGCATAAATGGTTGGTTCCAATCTTTTGGTGCAGGTCCTTGTATTGTTGCTTTAAACCAATGGTTTAGTAATAGAGAACGGGGTACTTTCTATGGTATTTGGTTCACCAGTCATAATCTAGGTGCAGCCTTCACTTACATGGCAACTGCAGCTGTCGTAGGAGCTTACAGCTGGAAGATGGGTTTCATTATGGCAGGTGTTGTTTGTACCATCGGTTCCATCCTAATTTATTTCTTTATGTCCGATCGGCCTGAAACTCGCGGTTTACCAAATGTTGCTGACTTTAAAAATGACCATGCCGCTATCGTTGAAAAAGATAAATCTGTTGGTAGTCTGCAGTGGGAAGTCGTAAAACGTCCTGCAGTCTGGATACTCGGTATGTCTAGCCTTTTCTGTTATATTACCCGCTATGCCGTAGAAAGCTGGGGAATTATCTACTTAACAGAAGCTAAAGGTTATACAACAATGGGTGCGAGTGGTGTTTTGTCTGTTATGCAGTTTGCAGGAATTTTTGGTGCTCTTACTTGCGGTCTTGTATCAGATAAGTTTTTTAACCACAAACGTAATATGCCTGCATTGATATATGGTTTATTATACGCTGCTGCCACCGCTGCATTTGTTTGGGCGCCTGCTAGTTATTGGATCGATATGGGCAGTATGGTCGTGTATGGTTTTACAATGGGAGCACTTGTTTGCTACCTTGGAGGTTTAATGGCTGTTGATATTTGCCCTAAACGTGCTACAGGCGCGGCAATGGGTATGATCGGTTTACTTAGTTATGGCGGAGCTGCTGCCCAAGAAGTTATAAGTGGTTATTTGATTAATTCACATATGACTGTCGTTAATGGGAAAAAACTTTATGATTTCGCCTTGGCTGCTGATTTTTGGGTAGGCTCTGCAGTCATTTCAATGATATTGGCTGCTTGCGTTTGGAATGCTAAAGTAAAAGATTAA